In Pelmatolapia mariae isolate MD_Pm_ZW linkage group LG8, Pm_UMD_F_2, whole genome shotgun sequence, one genomic interval encodes:
- the tha1 gene encoding threonine aldolase 1, whose translation MALKTSSCRLLFKFIHQGVVAPLAAQNALRSVLGWSSTRGYYNSGKPSYAGPGGAAHVRVVDLRSDTVTKPGPAMRQAMAEAEVGDDVMGEDPTVNELQKIAAGMFGMEAALFVPSGTMSNLIAVMVHCRERGDEVIVGDLSHLHIYEQGGSAQLAGVHSTTVTTLPDGTFDLEQLESKIRHGYPDPHYPRSRLVCVENTHNIQGGRVLPLAFLQEVRALADRYGLSVHMDGARVMNAAVAQGVPPSAILQHTDTVSVCLSKGLGAPVGTVLAGPQDFISRAVRCRKALGGGMRQAGILAAAGKLSLQNMIGRLEEDHGNAKMFAQALLDCNPNLFAVDLAAVETNILRFRLQDLSLSPREFCDRMAQVSESEEAALGQGIQVLMYPHFGNSVRAVWHLGISPEDTQLAIQKMQFVVSQHVMENIRAQ comes from the exons ATGGCGTTAAAAACATCTTCCTGCaggcttttatttaaattcatccATCAAGGTGTTGTGGCACCGCTCGCTGCCCAAAACGCCCTCCGCTCCGTGCTGGGGTGGAGCTCCACGAGGGGATACTACAACTCTGGAAAGCCCAGCTACGCTGGACCCGGAGGGGCGGCCCACGTCCGGGTGGTGGACCTCCGTAGCGACACGGTGACCAAGCCGGGTCCGGCCATGCGCCAGGCAATGGCGGAGGCCGAGGTGGGAGACGATGTGATGGGAGAAGACCCGACAGTTAACG AGTTACAGAAAATTGCAGCGGGTATGTTCGGGATGGAGGCCGCCCTGTTCGTCCCCTCTGGAACGATGAGTAATCTCATTGCAG TGATGGTGCACTGCAGGGAGCGGGGCGACGAGGTAATCGTGGGGGACTTGTCCCATTTACACATCTACGAGCAAGGAGGTAGCGCTCAG CTGGCTGGCGTGCACTCCACCACGGTGACCACGCTCCCCGATGGGACGTTTGACCTGGAGCAGCTGGAGTCAAAGATACGCCACGGTTACCCAGATCCCCATTACCCACGATCACGGCTCGTATGTGTGGAAAACACGCACAACATTCAAGGGGGACGTGTGCTACCTCTGGCTTTTCTGCAggag GTGCGTGCTTTAGCAGATCGATATGGTCTGTCCGTTCACATGGACGGAGCCCGGGTAATGAACGCCGCTGTAGCTCAGGGAGTGCCTCCATCTGCCATACTGCAGCACACAGACACTGTTAGTGTGTGCCTCTCCAAG GGTTTGGGCGCCCCAGTTGGTACTGTGCTGGCTGGACCCCAGGACTTCATATCCAGAGCGGTACGGTGTCGCAAAGCACTCGGTGGGGGAATGCGGCAGGCTGGCATACTGGCAGCAGCTGGAAAACTCTCCTTACAGAATATGATTGGAAGACTGGAGGAGGATCACGGCAATGCAAAAATGTTTGCTCAAG CTCTTCTCGACTGCAATCCTAACTTGTTCGCTGTTGACTTGGCTGCCGTGGAGACAAATATCCTGCGTTTCCGCCTGCAGGATCTCAGTTTGAGTCCCCGCGAGTTCTGTGACCGCATGGCTCAGGTTAGCGAGAGTGAGGAGGCTGCACTCGGGCAGGGGATACAGGTTCTCATGTACCCTCATTTTGGGAACTCTGTCAGGGCCGTGTGGCATCTTGGGATTTCTCCTGAAGACACTCAGCTGGCCATCCAGAAAATGCAGTTTGTGGTTTCTCAGCATGTAATGGAAAATATCAGGGCCCAGTGA